The following coding sequences lie in one Musa acuminata AAA Group cultivar baxijiao chromosome BXJ1-8, Cavendish_Baxijiao_AAA, whole genome shotgun sequence genomic window:
- the LOC135581372 gene encoding F-box/kelch-repeat protein OR23-like isoform X2, with product MASPSPSPASASASASSCSSFAIETLTLNATGGGALIPGLPDDIAELILASLPYSHQSRLRVISRSWRALLTPLVLFPLRRRLRLPCHHLLALFPADPSITPPCLFDAATAAWAPLPRMPCNYHRYGLSNFVPVALGHHLYVLGGSQFDARFYPLGHPIASAAAHRLNLAAPPPLSWERIPDMLLPRGSFACAPLRPSENGGDGDEGRIIVAGGGSRHSMFPLEGNRMSSVECYDVKEGEWRMRKGLPRDRAGCVGFLVKRDAGEEEEFWVMGGYGDYRTVSGVVPADVYYKNAMVLGLKSGKWREVEDMWEEGQRRKLGAVAPLDGEDGQVKEIFMLDSNNIFSLGREFITAIVGFNFLRFVLYCLHSSI from the exons ATggcgtcgccgtcgccgtcgcccgcCTCCGCCTCTGCCTCTGCCTCATCCTGCTCCTCCTTCGCCatcgaaaccctaaccctaaacgccACGGGCGGAGGAGCCCTGATTCCGGGCCTCCCCGACGACATCGCAGAGTTGATCCTAGCGTCACTACCCTACTCTCACCAGTCCCGACTCCGCGTCATCTCCCGGTCGTGGCGCGCCCTCCTCACCCCGCTTGTCCTCTTCCCTCTCCGCCGCAGGCTCCGCCTCCCCTGCCACCACCTCCTCGCGCTCTTTCCCGCTGACCCCTCCATCACGCCGCCCTGCCTCTTCGACGCGGCAACCGCAGCATGGGCCCCGCTCCCCCGGATGCCCTGCAACTACCACCGCTATGGCCTCTCCAATTTCGTCCCTGTCGCTCTCGGCCACCACCTCTACGTCCTCGGCGGGTCCCAGTTCGACGCCCGCTTCTACCCCCTTGGTCACCCCATCGCCTCTGCTGCCGCCCACCGCCTCAACCTCGCTGCGCCGCCTCCGCTCTCCTGGGAACGCATCCCTGACATGCTCCTCCCCCGTGGCAGCTTCGCCTGCGCGCCGTTGCGTCCGTCCGAGAATGGGGGCGACGGGGATGAGGGCAGAATCATCGTGGCTGGCGGTGGCTCACGCCACTCGATGTTCCCCTTGGAAGGTAATCGGATGAGCTCGGTGGAGTGCTACGACGTGAAAGAGGGCGAGTGGAGGATGCGTAAAGGTCTGCCGAGGGACAGAGCCGGGTGTGTGGGGTTCTTGGTCAAGAGGGAcgctggtgaggaagaagagttcTGGGTGATGGGAGGGTACGGCGACTATCGGACGGTCTCAGGCGTTGTGCCGGCTGATGTGTACTACAAGAACGCTATGGTGCTGGGCCTGAAGAGTGGGAAATGGAGGGAGGTGGAAGACATGTGGGAGGAAGGGCAGAGAAGGAAGCTCGGGGCAGTGGCACCACTCGATGGAGAGGATGGTCAGGTGAAGGAGATTTTCATGCTCGACTCAAATAATATTTTCAG TCTTGGAAGAGAGTTCATCACTGCAATTGTAGGCTTCAACTTTCTTCGGTTTGTATTGTACTGCCTTCATTCTTCG ATATGA
- the LOC103995749 gene encoding pathogenesis-related protein PR-4-like → MASYVAATLLCLIAAASAQEAADVRATYHYYYPEENNWDLMAVGAYCSTWDADKSLEWRARYGWTAFCGPVGPTGRDACGRCLLVTNTATGVQTTVRIVDQCGNGGLDLDWEVFSQIDTDGSGYEKGHLMVDYEFVDCGGDSSF, encoded by the exons ATGGCGAGCTACGTCGCTGCAACGCTGCTGTGCCTCATCGCAGCGGCTAGCGCGCAGGAAGCGGCGGACGTGCGGGCGACGTACCATTACTACTATCCGGAGGAGAACAATTGGGACCTGATGGCCGTCGGCGCGTACTGTTCGACGTGGGACGCCGACAAGTCGCTGGAGTGGCGGGCGAGGTACGGGTGGACCGCCTTCTGCGGCCCCGTCGGACCGACCGGCCGAGACGCTTGCGGCCGCTGCTTGCTG GTGACGAACACGGCGACGGGAGTCCAAACGACGGTCAGGATTGTGGATCAATGTGGAAATGGAGGGCTGGATTTAGATTGGGAGGTCTTCTCTCAGATCGATACGGATGGAAGTGGGTATGAGAAGGGCCATCTGATGGTTGACTACGAGTTTGTTGACTGTGGGGGAGATTCGTCTTTTTAG
- the LOC135581372 gene encoding F-box/kelch-repeat protein OR23-like isoform X1, producing MASPSPSPASASASASSCSSFAIETLTLNATGGGALIPGLPDDIAELILASLPYSHQSRLRVISRSWRALLTPLVLFPLRRRLRLPCHHLLALFPADPSITPPCLFDAATAAWAPLPRMPCNYHRYGLSNFVPVALGHHLYVLGGSQFDARFYPLGHPIASAAAHRLNLAAPPPLSWERIPDMLLPRGSFACAPLRPSENGGDGDEGRIIVAGGGSRHSMFPLEGNRMSSVECYDVKEGEWRMRKGLPRDRAGCVGFLVKRDAGEEEEFWVMGGYGDYRTVSGVVPADVYYKNAMVLGLKSGKWREVEDMWEEGQRRKLGAVAPLDGEDGQVKEIFMLDSNNIFRYEFALNRWTKESSLPRKIPLNGSCGFVAMNGELYVLTTLIQCQNTSDQRRVSKKRLTIEIQIYYPRKKRWRFLTTNPPFNRLINFKAAVTCTIQL from the exons ATggcgtcgccgtcgccgtcgcccgcCTCCGCCTCTGCCTCTGCCTCATCCTGCTCCTCCTTCGCCatcgaaaccctaaccctaaacgccACGGGCGGAGGAGCCCTGATTCCGGGCCTCCCCGACGACATCGCAGAGTTGATCCTAGCGTCACTACCCTACTCTCACCAGTCCCGACTCCGCGTCATCTCCCGGTCGTGGCGCGCCCTCCTCACCCCGCTTGTCCTCTTCCCTCTCCGCCGCAGGCTCCGCCTCCCCTGCCACCACCTCCTCGCGCTCTTTCCCGCTGACCCCTCCATCACGCCGCCCTGCCTCTTCGACGCGGCAACCGCAGCATGGGCCCCGCTCCCCCGGATGCCCTGCAACTACCACCGCTATGGCCTCTCCAATTTCGTCCCTGTCGCTCTCGGCCACCACCTCTACGTCCTCGGCGGGTCCCAGTTCGACGCCCGCTTCTACCCCCTTGGTCACCCCATCGCCTCTGCTGCCGCCCACCGCCTCAACCTCGCTGCGCCGCCTCCGCTCTCCTGGGAACGCATCCCTGACATGCTCCTCCCCCGTGGCAGCTTCGCCTGCGCGCCGTTGCGTCCGTCCGAGAATGGGGGCGACGGGGATGAGGGCAGAATCATCGTGGCTGGCGGTGGCTCACGCCACTCGATGTTCCCCTTGGAAGGTAATCGGATGAGCTCGGTGGAGTGCTACGACGTGAAAGAGGGCGAGTGGAGGATGCGTAAAGGTCTGCCGAGGGACAGAGCCGGGTGTGTGGGGTTCTTGGTCAAGAGGGAcgctggtgaggaagaagagttcTGGGTGATGGGAGGGTACGGCGACTATCGGACGGTCTCAGGCGTTGTGCCGGCTGATGTGTACTACAAGAACGCTATGGTGCTGGGCCTGAAGAGTGGGAAATGGAGGGAGGTGGAAGACATGTGGGAGGAAGGGCAGAGAAGGAAGCTCGGGGCAGTGGCACCACTCGATGGAGAGGATGGTCAGGTGAAGGAGATTTTCATGCTCGACTCAAATAATATTTTCAG ATATGAATTTGCTTTAAATCGATGGACAAAAGAGTCAAGCTTGCCAAGAAAGATTCCCTTAAACGGCTCATGTGGCTTTGTCGCAATGAACGGGGAGTTGTATGTGTTGACAACACTAATACAGTGTCAAAATACATCAGATCAACGAAGAGTGTCCAAGAAAAGACTCACGATAGAGATTCAAATCTACTACCCTCGAAAGAAGAGATGGAGATTTCTAACAACAAACCCACCTTTCAACCGCCTCATCAATTTCAAAGCCGCCGTCACATGCacaattcaactataa